Genomic window (Roseateles sp. XES5):
CCGCCGGATCGGATCCGACAACAGCCGCAAGCCGTTGAGGACCACGAGCACGGTCCCGCCTTCATGTCCGACCACCGCCAGCGGCAGCGGCAGATCGAAGAACAACCCGCCCGTTACCAGCACCAGCATGGCGCCGATCGCGACGACGAGGTTCTGCCGGATGATCGCGGCGGTCCGTCGTGCCAGACGCTGCGCATCGGCCAGCTTCTTCATGTCTTCCGACAATAGGGCGACATCGGCGGCCTGAAGGGCGACATCCGAGCCGGCCGCGCCCATGGCGATGCCGACATCGGCGCGGGCAAGAGCGGCCGCGTCATTGACGCCGTCGCCGACGAAGGCCACCGCGCCGCCGCTCGCCAGGTCCCCCACATGGCGCACCTTGTCTTGCGGCAGCATTTCGGCGTGGATCTCGTCGGGAGCAAGGCCGAGCTGCCCGCCAATCCGCAGGGCCACCGGCCGGCGGTCTCCGGTCATCATGACGATGCGGCGCACGCCGCCGGCCCGCAGCGCGGCGAGCGCCGGGGCCGAGCTCGCCCTCGCCTCGTCCGCCACTCCGACGGCGCCGAGGACAGCCGGTCCTCGTCCCAGATAGACGACGGTCTCGGCGCTGTCGGTCAGTTCCCGAAGCCGGGCGTGATCAACCGACGCCCCCATGTCCCGAACGAGATGAAGATTGCCGGCCCAGAGGACACTAAGCGCATCCGACCCGACGATCCCTGCGCTTGGGCGCGCGCTGACATCCACGACATGCGCCGGCGCGATGCCACGTGCAGCCGCCTCCCGGCGGATGGCCGCCGCGACATGATGCTCGGAATGGGCTTCGAGCCCGGCGAGCAACGACAGGAAGCCGCATTCGTCCGCGTCCAGCGCGACGATCCGCGTCACGGCCGCCCGGCCGTTGGTGAGGGTGCCGGTCTTGTCGAAGGCGAAGATATTGACGGCGGCCAGCGTTTCGAGCGCGCCGCCGCCCTTGAACAGAACGCCGCCGCGCGCGGCCGCCGAAAGCGCCGACAGGATCGCCGCCGGTACCGATATGACGATCGCGCAGGGGCTGGCGGCGACCAGCAGCGTCGCGGCCCGATAAAGCGCCTGCTCCCAATCGCGCCCGACCCCATAGAAAACGGCGAAGGCGAGAGCGGCGCCGAGGAGAACCGCGACGGTATAACGCTGTCCGAACCAGGCGCTGAAACGCTCGGAGGGGGCCTTGGCCTCCTGGGCCTCCGTGACCAGCCGGATCATGCGGGCGATCGTGCTATCGCCGATCGTTCTTGCGACCTCCACCTCCAGAATGCCGTCCAGATTGACGGTGGCCTCGAACACCTGCTGGCCCGGCTCCTTGGAAACGGGCATGGATTCGCCGGTGATATTGGCCTCGTCGATGCCACCACGTCCCAGCAGGATGACGCCATCGGCCGGCACGCGGGCGCCGGGCCGCAGGATCACGACATCCCCGACGGCAAGCTCCGCTGCGGGAACCTCCAGCACCGAGCCATCGGCCTGCCTGCGGAACGCCGTTTCGGGACGAAGCGCCATTAGCGCCTCGACGGCGCGGCGCGCGCGGCCGAGCGCCTGATGCTCGAGCGTTGTCGACACGCTGAACAGCGTCAGTAGCACCGCACCTTCGAACGGCGCTCCGACGACGGCCGCGGCAACCGCGGCAACCACCATCAGGAGGTCGATATCGAGGACATGCTGCCGCCACAGGGCCAGAAGCGCGCTCCCCGTCGCCGGCAGTCCGCCGGCGAGATAGACGAGCGCCAGCCCCGGCCAGCGCAGGACGGCAAGCCCCTCGGCCGGCGGCCAGGTTCCAGCCGTGGCGAGGACCATGCCCAGCACCGTCAGCAGCGACATCACCGTGGGCGTATCGAACGACAGGCGTTTCATGATCAGACCGCCCGGCCGACAAGCGCGCCGATGGCTGCGGTCGACGCCATGGCGACCGCGCCCCAGAAGACGACCCGGACGGTCGGCTTCCAGATGCCAGCACCACCGGCACGCGCGCCGATCGCGCCGAGGACGGCAAGCCCGATGAGACAGGCAACGGACACAGCCCAGACGACCGTTCCCGACGGCGCCAGCAGGGCGACCGCCAGCGGCAGGGCCGCGCCCGTCGCGAAGGTCACCGCCGATGTCAGCGCCGCCTGGACAGGCCGCGCCATTACTTGGCTCGACAGGCCGAGTTCGTCCCGTGCATGGGCTTCGAAGGCGTCCTTCACCATCATTTGTTCGGCAACCTGGCGGGCAAGATCCGGTGAGACGCCACGCTGCTCGTAGATCGCGGTAAGCTCGGCCAGCTCCGCCTCCGGCTGGGTGGCCAGCTCGTGGCGCTCGCGCGCCATGTCGGCCTGTTCCGTATCGGCTTGCGAGCTGACGGAGACATATTCCCCCGCCGCCATCGACATCGCGCCGGCCACCAAACCGGCGACACCGGCGACGAGGATTTCCTGCGATGCCGCGGTCGCCGCCGCGACACCGACGATGAGGCTCGACGTCGAGATCAGCCCGTCATTGGCGCCCAGCACCGCCGCGCGGAGCCAGCCGATACGTTCGATGAGGTGGCTTTCCTTGTGAACGGCGCGCATAACATCTCCGATTTCAGCAGATCTACTGTGGTTGCATTATGACGTCAGGCATGTATTTAGAATAATTCTAAATACATGCCATATAGACAGCCGCACATCAACCTTCGCGGCGCTTCCTTCCCGTCACCATGGCGCGCACGAGGTTTTCCCGGTGCTCGACGCTGGCGAAGACGACGCCGGCGATGTGCAGGGCAATCAGCCCGATGGTCGAATAGACCAGGAGCTTATGCGTATCCTCCACGCAGCCGACACCCCAATAGGCATCCGTGGTCATCATGTAGCCGGTGGTCACGATACCGGACACCGCAACGAGCAGCAGGACGACCATCGCGCCCCCCGCCGGATTGTGGCCGAGATACCGCTTGGCGCGGAAGGCGAGGCTGTCACGGAGGAACGCTAGGATCGTCGGAGGAGAATAGAGGAAGTTGGCGAAGCGGGCGTGATGCGGCCCGAGCAGCCCCCAGACCAGGCGCAGGGCGATCAGCCCTGCGATGGCATAGCCGGAGAGGATATGAGCCTTCTTCCATTCGTCGCCGGTAACGAAGGAAAAAACGAAGAGGCAGACAAGCGACCAGTGAAAGACCCGCACGAGCGGGTCCCACACCTTGACGCTTTCCCCCGCCCCGCTGGTTCGGGAGAGTGGCGCCATCATTCCGCTCCTTCCGAGCCGACCGGTTCACCGGTCTGCGGATTGAAGATCGTCTCGACCTTGGCGCCCTTGGCATCGATCGCATAGACCTCGTAGCAGCCGTTCTCGACCTTTATCCGCCGGACGTCGAGGCCCGGATTCGTCTTGACATCGAAAACATATCCGATATTCTGGATATATGGATAATATCACAGCAATCGCAGCGCTCGGCGCCTTGGCACAGACCACGCGACTGGAGACCTTCCGGCTTCTGGTGCGGCACGAACCCGATGGCATCCCGGCCGGCGAACTCGCCCGCCTTATCGATGTACCGCAAAACACCATGTCGGCGCATCTCGCAACGCTTTCGCGGGCAGGCTTGGTGACGAGCGAGCGGCAGAGCAGATCGATCATCTACCGGGCCGACCTCAATGGCTTGCGCGAGCTGACGCTGTTCCTCCTCAAAGACTGCTGCGGCGGATCGACGGAGCTTTGCGCTCCGCTCATCGCCGAGTTGACGCCGTGCTGCGCCCCGGAGGCGAAGGTGTTATGAGCGCGATCAGGTTGGAGCAGATTGAGGGCAACGACGCTGGCCTCAAGGCAGCCTTGACGGAAGCGCATCTGCCCACCGACGACATCGAGGATCATGGTCGCACCTTCTTCAGGGCGCAGTCATCGGACGGCAGGGCTGTCGGTTTCATCGGTGTTGAGCGCTGCGGCGACGATTTTCTCCTCCGTTCGGTCGTCGTGCTTCCCGATCATCGGGGGCAAGGACTGGGAAGCGTTTTGGTCGAGCGGGCGGTGGCGGGTCTCGATCAGGCCGGCGACGTCTTCCTTGCCACGACGAGTGCAGCGCCGTTCTTCACGCGCATCGGATTTT
Coding sequences:
- the arsN2 gene encoding arsenic resistance N-acetyltransferase ArsN2, producing the protein MSAIRLEQIEGNDAGLKAALTEAHLPTDDIEDHGRTFFRAQSSDGRAVGFIGVERCGDDFLLRSVVVLPDHRGQGLGSVLVERAVAGLDQAGDVFLATTSAAPFFTRIGFSEFQRDSVPAAVLATRQLSSICPSSATIMRLTRPPA
- a CDS encoding PepSY domain-containing protein; translated protein: MQNIGYVFDVKTNPGLDVRRIKVENGCYEVYAIDAKGAKVETIFNPQTGEPVGSEGAE
- a CDS encoding heavy metal translocating P-type ATPase, with protein sequence MKRLSFDTPTVMSLLTVLGMVLATAGTWPPAEGLAVLRWPGLALVYLAGGLPATGSALLALWRQHVLDIDLLMVVAAVAAAVVGAPFEGAVLLTLFSVSTTLEHQALGRARRAVEALMALRPETAFRRQADGSVLEVPAAELAVGDVVILRPGARVPADGVILLGRGGIDEANITGESMPVSKEPGQQVFEATVNLDGILEVEVARTIGDSTIARMIRLVTEAQEAKAPSERFSAWFGQRYTVAVLLGAALAFAVFYGVGRDWEQALYRAATLLVAASPCAIVISVPAAILSALSAAARGGVLFKGGGALETLAAVNIFAFDKTGTLTNGRAAVTRIVALDADECGFLSLLAGLEAHSEHHVAAAIRREAAARGIAPAHVVDVSARPSAGIVGSDALSVLWAGNLHLVRDMGASVDHARLRELTDSAETVVYLGRGPAVLGAVGVADEARASSAPALAALRAGGVRRIVMMTGDRRPVALRIGGQLGLAPDEIHAEMLPQDKVRHVGDLASGGAVAFVGDGVNDAAALARADVGIAMGAAGSDVALQAADVALLSEDMKKLADAQRLARRTAAIIRQNLVVAIGAMLVLVTGGLFFDLPLPLAVVGHEGGTVLVVLNGLRLLSDPIRRPVDRAASVRALEDGLATSPPVAATSPADTPV
- a CDS encoding helix-turn-helix transcriptional regulator; the encoded protein is MDNITAIAALGALAQTTRLETFRLLVRHEPDGIPAGELARLIDVPQNTMSAHLATLSRAGLVTSERQSRSIIYRADLNGLRELTLFLLKDCCGGSTELCAPLIAELTPCCAPEAKVL
- a CDS encoding cytochrome b/b6 domain-containing protein, which produces MMAPLSRTSGAGESVKVWDPLVRVFHWSLVCLFVFSFVTGDEWKKAHILSGYAIAGLIALRLVWGLLGPHHARFANFLYSPPTILAFLRDSLAFRAKRYLGHNPAGGAMVVLLLVAVSGIVTTGYMMTTDAYWGVGCVEDTHKLLVYSTIGLIALHIAGVVFASVEHRENLVRAMVTGRKRREG
- a CDS encoding VIT family protein, which gives rise to MRAVHKESHLIERIGWLRAAVLGANDGLISTSSLIVGVAAATAASQEILVAGVAGLVAGAMSMAAGEYVSVSSQADTEQADMARERHELATQPEAELAELTAIYEQRGVSPDLARQVAEQMMVKDAFEAHARDELGLSSQVMARPVQAALTSAVTFATGAALPLAVALLAPSGTVVWAVSVACLIGLAVLGAIGARAGGAGIWKPTVRVVFWGAVAMASTAAIGALVGRAV